Below is a genomic region from Bombus pascuorum chromosome 7, iyBomPasc1.1, whole genome shotgun sequence.
atttgaagagatttgaaatatatacaaagtttaaagttattattagaattagCATATAATTAGCATATACACGtgcataattttacatctAATTACTCACAAAATTGAGCGTATTCTATTAAAGAAAAGCAAGCTGAATTTAGTCagtgattaaatttatattctattgagtaatagaaatagtaaatagaattatttagtTACTTCTTCGTATTAAAgctacaaataaatatatgtatatataactattttaCATCTATATGATCGTATGTAGAATGAgctaattcaaaattatttaaaaattgcatttgttaatacataattgtGTGACCGACGATTTTGAGCGATCTGTGCTTTTATcttgcatatacatatatataatttgcatataaattatatgtatattataaatactataaatatataaaaggtaatgattaaaatttgtaaaaatcataattgtattacaaattacatatatttatgatttaatcatttataatgtatcacattgtataaaatataaaataagcaatgaaaaaatacaataaattactaaaaatgagaaactgttatttacagtaaaatttatttctctatattgcttaattatgcaaatataaatatcttcgttaatatataaataaatattgttatgATTTACACATAgttcttaataaatattattcataagtTAGATATCTCTACTGAAGTACTAACAATActataacattttcaaaatatactgTACATATGTAGTCATGCACATATTTacactataaaatatattttaaatttttgtactaAATaagatgtttaattaaaatttatagtccaataatttagtttaaattatttttcgagcTGCCTTGTAAATAGTAATACTATAcatttataaagtaataagtTAACTCATAAGTAAACTTATGATTTTTTGAGTGTCAAAAGTCTTCacttaattttagaattttgagATAATGTCCACTTTATATTGATATAGCTGTAGCTCTAACAGCTGCACTTAATAGAGGATTTGGGTCTGGTTCttctgttaaaatattaacttttacCCATTCTCTTCGTTTATTACTCTGTCTTAGTGCATCAATAACTGCTTGTACATATAAACCATCTTCAAAAGATGATGCAGAAAATACTGGTTCTTTTATCCAACCCTTTTTATCTTCAACAGATTGGAAAGCTTCTCTTAGTGCAGTGATCATTTTTCTTAATCCTTTGATGTATGGTCTTGGAATAGAGTCAGCAATGGGAAATGATATATCTTGTAAATCATCTGTATCATGATACAATATTTCTTCTTGTCCATTACGACAACCATGCAAATCTCCACCACGTGCAAGAAGATGATTACCACCTCCACATATTAATACTTCTTGAGAAAGCTGCCCTTGTAAATGATTACTCAATGTTGCTGTTACCAATGTGCCACCACTTAATTCCATTTGGAAACTGCAGAAATCTGGTGATGTAACGTGTCTAATTCCATTTATATGTTTTGTAGTTTGCGTGAAAGTCCGGACTACAGCATGTACTCTTGAAGCACGTTGAccaattaaatgaaaaattagatCGATTACATGACTTCCAACTAAGGCTAAAATTCCTCCTCCCATTGTATCATCACACAACCAATCGTATCCtataataagaaagaaaactgtatttcacaaatattttaataatttgatatacaaaatatattctaacCATTGTGTAATAAACTGCCCATATGTACTCTAACTTCTATTACATTTACAGGACCATTTAAATATCCTTCTTCTAAAGCTTTCTTCATGTGAACAAATGCTGGTAAAAATCTTAAACTATGATTAACAATACTTATTAAAGAAGGATAATATTGTGCAGCTCGCACCATTTTTAATGATTCGCTTTGACTTAAACCAGCAGGTTTATCACACACAACATGTTTTCCTATCCCTAATGCTTTTACCGCAATTTGTGCATGTAAGCTAGGAGAGCACATGATAAAAATCAAATCAACATCCTTCCTGAGGAGTACATCATCAATTCGACTAGTATGAAATGGTATTTCAAGATCTGTTGCAACTTCTGACACTTCTGCCAGTGTACGTCCCCATATAGCTTCAATTCTAAAGCCTTTCTCTCTTAGAAAGGGAATAATTATTCTAACAATACTTCCTGTACCAAAGACTCCAATCCCAGGTAATGTCATGCTGTATTGTTAATCTCCTCTGTAAGTCTTTctaacttaaattttattaaatagtaataataacaatatttaatggTCTCGACTGTAATTTTAAAGTAGCTTTATTAACCTTTTGAGGTGTTATTTCTtgataatatcttttatttcttaatttagcatatacaagaaattTGACAACCATTACAACAAAATGCAAACACACATCACACTGTATGTTTCATACTTTAAGGTTGGTATTTCATGTAGCTATGttcaatttacaaattttattgttaaaaaaattttatctagATAAGAgcgaaaatacaaattgcattactgtaaatgataaatataatcgttcggtattaaattattaaagaaaattcacTTGTATAGTTACATACAGTACAGTTGTCGTATAGTTACATATAATCACATAgcaaacgaatatttataatattgttaaattttattagatacAATGATACCGTCACTGTTAAACCCGTTAAATCATATAAACAGGCTTGGATATTCGCTAGAGGAAAGCGTTTGCCAAGTGGTGCCAAAAAAGATCAGCATTTTGCACATGTGTGACACAGTGCATGATGGCATACTGACATATACCTGTCCCTCAATTTACGCGGTATTTTTTTATGCGGTAGATTTTATGTACGATCTTAATCTACGCGgtcagaaaatatattttcctagAAGATTTAAAAGTAACAAATGTATATAGTAACTTATTCGGCGATGTTGAAACGCGTTAATACTGTatgagataaaaataaaagtacattAAGTTATGATAGTCATCATATGTCTACTTACATAAGAAAACATCGATAaagtaatattgtatttaaacATTCAGACATTAGAATCAGTCGACTTTAACAACAGTATATTATTCAGTACACAGTAAGTAAGCAACAtgtttattatactattagaatttataatttatattgtaattttaatccaGGAATGTTTAACGAACATTCAATAAcacaaagaaagagaagatcTATGACTttggaaatgaaaatgaaaattttggaTCAACttgaagaaggagaaaaaccCACAGTGATTGCTAAGGCATACGGGATAAATGAATCCACTGTTCGAACAATCAATAAAAGGAAGACAAATATTAGGAGTAGCATAGCCTGTGGAACCTTGTCAAGTTCACAATATTCATCGTATACAAGAAATcctgtaatagaaaatatggaGAGAGCACTGATGATTTGGATGGTTGACAACATGCAAAAAAAGATACCCATGAATAATTCAATGATAAGAGAAAAAGCTGTGCATTTTTTTAACAGGATAAAAGAACTAGCTACATCAATTGATAAAGTGGACACTTTTACTGCAAGTAAAGGATGGTTTCGAAACTTTAAAAGAAGACATTCATTACAGAAACATAATGTGTTACTAGTAGATCGTAAATTAACCGATATTGACTTTATACATATCACATCTGAAACCCAACCTAATGATAAATGCAACAGTGACTATAAAGAAACAGATTCAATCACTGCAGAAAATCTTTGTAAAGCTCTTGAATTAGCCAAAAAATTGGAAAgtgttattatatacaatgatCCGAACATTCAAAGGGTTTCAAAATTTCGacaagatttaataaaatgttgtaGTGAATATCagcaaatttataaaaacttagtaaaagaaaaggttGAGAACAAGTCATccaaaaaaattaacaataacaatGAGAATGATGTtgattttccaaatatttcaagtGATGAAAGTGATATGTTTGTgccaattaaaaagaaaaagttgaatTACAGTAGTGATAGtgacattaaataaaatttactttctgaaacgtcattatttttttttttttttttttttaagctatttgaaataaatatgtatttctaaaGTTTATATGTACTagcttttatttctaatatttttcttttgtactgATTTCATTTATGCGATTTTTATTCGTGTAACACAAATTCTACGTGGAACGGATACTCTATGTAAATTGGACAAGTGTATCATACATATGTGTGTCAACACATGTGCATAGATAGGTACACATCACCACAGACGAAATATAGAATAGATATGACATTCAATGCTTTTTCGCGTCCCATGTTTTGGGAGTTACCTAATCTCCCGTATCATTTTCGTATCGCATGCAACGTTATCGATTCAGTACAGTAGTGGTTTTAATTGGAACCAATGGAACTAAATTTTCctataaaattacaaagaagGTATAGGATAGCCTATGCAAAAGTCCGAACGTTGATACTCAATTGATACTCTGCGTTTTATATGACATGTGTGACCCGTAGTGAAGATATCACGGCCATCCATGACCACGATTCACGGTAGAAATGAAAAGGAATGTGGTAAAATGAACATAGGAGAAATTCAGCCAAAAATACGCTCCACAAATTACTGCCGAACTATACGCACATTTCTTTCTCCTGTATATGGTGAGAGAAACGTGTGTGTGCACTTCTGGTCATggacgaaataaatattttcacctTCTGTTCTGCACGTCCTCTCTCGCATCCTCTTCAAATTCCTACGATTTTAGACATGGAGAAACCATTTAGCAGTTAAAAAGGTTTATTACTTGTTAATAGCACTGATTAGCCGATAGATGGAACTGTCGTGTAATTTTTGCCTGTTCATAGCCAGTTTACATTATATGCATTTGTATCTTATAACAATCGCATCGTGTAGGAGCAAAACAAGAGGAGTAACAGTCGTTGTATTTCTAAATCGAATAATcatttagtttagtttattGAGGAATTAGAGTAATTGAAACTTGTTActgtacattttataaatataaagatattgtgtatatacaattttatttatttcacaataCAGTACTTAATTCTTGATATAACAATCCCCTCAAAAAGGAAATCATGTCTACAAACGTGTCAcatacagaaaaagaattagaTTTAAGTAATGCTGGAAGAGGCGTGTGGCTTGTAAAAGTACCTAAATACATAGCAAATAAATGGGAGAAAGCACCTGGCAATATAGAAGTTGGCAAATTAAAGATAACTAAGTATGTTTCCAGTAATACTATTTCAAAATCTCATTTTCACAAATATGTTAAATCTTATATGTGTTATTAGAAATCCTGGTCAGAAAGCAGAAGTATCGCTTAGATTGTCAGAAGCGGTGTTAGCTTTAAAAGAACccggagaagaagaaattccAAAACAGCATAGATTAGATGTTACAACAGTAACGAAACAAATGTTAGGTGTATTCTCTCATGTTACACGTAAGTTATtgcaaagaattatttaagatatgtatatcaatgtggttgataaattcatatttttgacaGCTTCAAGTAGTTCAGATTCTATAGTTCCTGAAACTGAAAAACTATATATGGAAGGAAGgattgtacaaaaattagaATGTCGTCCATATggtaaaaatatcttaaaatatttcaaatactttaAGCTCtgtataatttacatatttatgtgtattatttttagCTGATAATTGttacatgaaattaaaattacaaagtatTAAAAGAGCTTCTGTACCACAAAGACAAGTTCAGCAATTAGATAGGGTAGTCCAGAATTTCAAACCTGTTTCTGATCACAAGCACAACGTAAGTACTTTAATGAAGCATTTAAAgtgtatttgtatatgtattatgtaaaCAATCTTtgttatcaattattttatagattgaATACGCAGAGAAGAAGAAGGCAGAAGGTAAAAAGATGAGAGATGATAAAGATGCGGTATTGGACATGTTATTTGCTGCATTTGAAAAAcatcaatattataatataagagaTCTTGTAAAGATTACAAGACAAccaattgtaaatatttttttaataatattacatgaatatattaatatatatttataggtaacagtatcgatattaattacttattcatttattttattctattaggtgtatttaaaggaaatattgaatgaagtttgtaattataatcTAAAAAACCCTCATAGAAATATGTGGGAATTAAAACCAGAATACCGGCATTataaagaggaagagaaattcGAAGGCAATCAGAAAAAAGCTGATGAATCAGATGACGATTGAAGTTAAAGGTATTTAAAgtattagaataaaatttaaaataaagtattttacacTACTTGACATCTGAGGCTGTGCGAAATTAACAAtgtttgaacaaatttttttagatGTATATTTACAATGACTTTATTCCATTGTATCAATATAGGGGATTACATATTTAAGACtatatatcaaattaattgttcgtttatttttttaatgtaaatggTCGAAAATTGAATCAAccatgttttaataaatattacaatctttttattacaacaggagaaaattgtaaatttatagagcgtatatttatactttatacaagaaaaatgtattgcaTTATTTTGCATTGTTACaagatttacaaatatttctaaaattgtacataaaaGATAACATATTGTATAcgaacattaaaatatttaaaaaataatatagttaATTGTTATCATTTCATTTATGATAAGtacgaacaaatatttttttccataaataagGCATTATAgaatgataattattaaatgctGATTTCTTTTATGGCATAGTTGTTTAAATGTGTGCATTTTACATAGTATACAATCAAAACGAACTTATGTATGTAATAAGGATAAGAAAATACTAGTTGACTTAAACTGACTAGAGTTGATTGCACATGGCCTTCTGTTATTGGAATAAATagtaaagttatatttactatattgttgtaaataatgtaattataaaatatgtgctttaaaataaaaaaataatatttagctACGTTACTGTATCAATTGGTATACCTTTCTTCAATTCGAAAAAAGTGaggtaataattttctttatctatAAAAGTAGTACTTAATCCGAAAAATATCACTTAATAGTTAAAACGCATTATAATACATATCATGGcaggaattataaataataaatgtttccaATAAAGATGTCCCTAGTTTTATGCATTCATAGTATAGTAATGAAAGCATCATATTCAGACATTAACTCTATTTTCTAGCATTTAATATAAACTATGGAATGCTTTACTCTAAAAAACATATTCCTACTAAGAAGAATGATATTGAGAACAatgttcaataattttttaaatcttttaactGTTCTGTAACTactgataaaatttgaagatcaACAGTTTTAGTTTTCAACTAAGAAGCATCCAAAAGTGCATTAATACTTTGTGCATGCAAATTTACCGTTTTCTTTCATCACATTTCTTTCTAAGCATCCGATAATTCTCTTCAAACATTAACAAAGGCTTGAAACATCAACATTGGATGACATCCACATAAAACTTTAATTCCAA
It encodes:
- the LOC132909162 gene encoding general transcription factor IIF subunit 2 — encoded protein: MSTNVSHTEKELDLSNAGRGVWLVKVPKYIANKWEKAPGNIEVGKLKITKNPGQKAEVSLRLSEAVLALKEPGEEEIPKQHRLDVTTVTKQMLGVFSHVTPSSSSDSIVPETEKLYMEGRIVQKLECRPYADNCYMKLKLQSIKRASVPQRQVQQLDRVVQNFKPVSDHKHNIEYAEKKKAEGKKMRDDKDAVLDMLFAAFEKHQYYNIRDLVKITRQPIVYLKEILNEVCNYNLKNPHRNMWELKPEYRHYKEEEKFEGNQKKADESDDD
- the LOC132909161 gene encoding tigger transposable element-derived protein 1-like, whose product is MFNEHSITQRKRRSMTLEMKMKILDQLEEGEKPTVIAKAYGINESTVRTINKRKTNIRSSIACGTLSSSQYSSYTRNPVIENMERALMIWMVDNMQKKIPMNNSMIREKAVHFFNRIKELATSIDKVDTFTASKGWFRNFKRRHSLQKHNVLLVDRKLTDIDFIHITSETQPNDKCNSDYKETDSITAENLCKALELAKKLESVIIYNDPNIQRVSKFRQDLIKCCSEYQQIYKNLVKEKVENKSSKKINNNNENDVDFPNISSDESDMFVPIKKKKLNYSSDSDIK
- the LOC132909160 gene encoding glucose-fructose oxidoreductase domain-containing protein 1, whose protein sequence is MTLPGIGVFGTGSIVRIIIPFLREKGFRIEAIWGRTLAEVSEVATDLEIPFHTSRIDDVLLRKDVDLIFIMCSPSLHAQIAVKALGIGKHVVCDKPAGLSQSESLKMVRAAQYYPSLISIVNHSLRFLPAFVHMKKALEEGYLNGPVNVIEVRVHMGSLLHNGYDWLCDDTMGGGILALVGSHVIDLIFHLIGQRASRVHAVVRTFTQTTKHINGIRHVTSPDFCSFQMELSGGTLVTATLSNHLQGQLSQEVLICGGGNHLLARGGDLHGCRNGQEEILYHDTDDLQDISFPIADSIPRPYIKGLRKMITALREAFQSVEDKKGWIKEPVFSASSFEDGLYVQAVIDALRQSNKRREWVKVNILTEEPDPNPLLSAAVRATAISI